The sequence TATTATGTAGCGGCGCCGGCAGATAAAATATTTGTCAATCGTGAAACGATTACAGGATCGATTGGCGTCATTATGGAAAGTGTCAACTACGCAAAACTGGCTGAAAAATACGGCATTGATTTCAATACCATCAAGACGGGGCCATACAAAGATATCATGAGCGGATCACGTGAAATGAAAGAGGAAGAACGAGTGATGCTACAAGAAATGATTAATGACTCGTATGAACGCTTTGTGGATATCATTGAAGAAGGTCGTGGGATGACTGAAGCGGAAGTGAAAGCCGTTGCAGATGGTCGGATTATGAATGGACGTCAAGCAATCGAAGCTGGACTTGCGGATGAGGTTGGAAAAATCGGAGATGTCATTGTAGCTATGAAAGAAGATTATGATCTTCAAAATGCGACAGTATTTGAATATACAATGCTCGATAGCTGGAGTTCGATTTTTAGCGTGAAAGCCAGTAACTTATTCGGTAGCAATATCGAATCAGAATTAATCGGCAAATTATTGTCCGATTATAATGCGCCACGGATGATGTATTTGTATGGTGAAAGATAGGGGGGAGTGAGCATATGTCAGAGTATATCGAACAACCACCGAATCTTCCGGAACAGCCTATTGCGGTGAAATCAGTTGTAGACTCTTCAACTAGTCAAACAGCGCATTTTCGACTGAAATATGTCGGATTTTGGACTCGTTTTTGGGCGTATACCATCGACCTGCTTGTCCTGTATGCAATTAGTGGAATCCTCATTAAACCTATTTTTAGAGTGGTAGGTACCGACATTAGCAACCCGTCATTTTTGTTGTTTAGCCCTTATAAAGTCGCAGCGCTGCTGCTGTTACTCCTCTATTTTGCGCTCATGACGAAATTTTTCGGGCAGACGGTTGGGAAAATGATTCTGGGCATAAGGGTTGTGGCAAAGAACGGTGCACCGTTAACATGGGGGGCTATCTTATTCCGTGAAGTCTTTGGTCGATTCATTTCAAAAATGCTTGTGATTCCATATTTGCTTGTCTTGTTCATGCCGAAAAAAGAGGCTTTGCATGATGTGTTTGCAGAGACAGTCGTTGAATACGAGCATGTCTATGAAAAAGAGATTCTCGTCAGCAAGCAACAACTTGAGGGACAACAGTTGCAAGAATAGACTGCCCTTTAGTATGATAGAAGTATGAAAAAGGAGGCGTCTTAATGGCTAACGTTACATTCAAGAATAGTCCTGTTACATTGCTTGGAAAAGAAGTTGCAGTAGGTGATACAGCACCGGATTTTACAGTGCTTGCAAATGATTTAAGCCCAGTGACATTGGCTGATTCAAAAGGTAAAATTCGTTTGATCAGTGTTATTCCTTCGATTGACACGGGTGTTTGTTCAACGCAGACACGCAAGTTCAACGAAGAAGCAGCATCACTTGGTGATGATGTCCAAATATTGACGATTTCAGCAGATTTACCATTTGCACAAGCAAGATGGTGTGCAGCTGAAGGCATCGCAAATGTTCAAACATTATCTGACCACCGTGATTTGTCATTTGGAGAAGCATATGGCACAATTATTCAGGAACTTCGTTTACTTGCACGCTCTATCTTTGTTATCGATAAAGATGATAAAGTGACATATGTTCAGTATGTTAGTGAAAATACAGATCATCCTGATTACGATAAAGCAATTGAAGCTGTCAAACAATTAACTTGATTCAGCAAAAGTACGCCAAGGCGTAATTGATTAAACTAATTAGGGAAACCCACTCGGCAACGGGTGGGTTTTATCGATAGAGGGATAGAAAAATGACAACAGATACAGAGAAAATTTTTTCGTTCATAGATACATACGCACAAACGACTGATAAGCTCTATTTGGAAGCGATTATTGAGGCGTGTGGACAATGGCTTTCAGGTGAAGTGAGTCCGACAGTGTCGGGGTCTGTATCTAAAGAAGATATCCGTAGAGGCATTCAGCTTGCTGTCCTCAAAGGGATGAAACAAAATGCCCAACCGCATCACCAAATGACTCCGGATTCTATCGGGATGCTAATTGGGCATATCGCTAGTAAGTTGGCGGTGGATGAGCATAATTTAACACTGCTTGACCCTGCGGCAGGGACAGGCAATTTACTATATACAGTGATGAATGCGATTGGTCATCAAGTGACGGCAACAGCTGTTGAAATTGATGATGTACTCGTTAGACTATCCGCTGTGGTGGCTGAATTGCTGGAACACCCAGTGACGTTTTATGTTCAGGATGCATTGCGACCGTTACTTGTTGACCCAGTAGACATTACAATCAGTGATGTGCCTGTTGGATTTTACCCAGATGATGACAATGCTCTTAATTACGAATTGATGCCGGCTGAGGGACATGCATATGCCCATCATCTGTTTATCGAACAATCGATGAACCACACAAAACCGGGTGGACATGGATTGTTCATCATCCCAGCGAATTTGTTTGACTCTGAACAGTCATCTTTGCTGCATCCATTTTTGAAAAAGCAGACAGTGATTCGAGCTGTTATTCAGTTACCGGATTCCTTATTTAAAAGTGCGACACATGCAAAGAGTATTTTAGTCCTTCAAAAACCCTCCCCTGAAATAGTAGCAACACCGGATGTCTTACTGGCGAAGGTGCCAAACATGACAGACAAGCGGGCGATGGCGCTATTTCTCCAGAAAATTGATATGTGGGCTACAGAATAAGCAATTTTGAATTAAAAACTAAAAAGTATCTAGTTGAAATGAGGCATTAGTGATGCAAAACATTTTAGCGATTAACGCGGGAAGCTCTTCTTTAAAGTTTCAGCTTCTTAAAATGGAAAATGAGCATGTAGTAGCAAAAGGACAGGTAGAACGAATTGGTCTTTCAGACTCTATTTTCACGTTGAAATCCGAAAATGGAAAGGTTGAAAAAATTCAAGATATCCCTAATCATGCAGATGCTGTTGCCATGCTACTAACTCTATTGTTGGACGAAGGTATTGTTCGTTCATTCGATGAAATTGACGGTATTGGTCATCGTGTTGTACACGGTGGGGAAGTGTTCAGTGATTCCGTATTGATTACTGAAGAAATCTTATCTAAGCTCGAGGAACTATCCAATCTTGCACCACTGCATAATCCAGCTAATATTACGGGTATCAAGGAATTTAAAAAGGCCTTGCCTAATGTGCCGGCAGTTGCTATTTTTGACACGGCATTTCATCAAACGATGCCAGAAAGTTCGTT comes from Sporosarcina sp. FSL K6-3457 and encodes:
- the sppA gene encoding signal peptide peptidase SppA, with translation MTMKRWIAIIVAAALIFVSVGVNSLSYIFTRDVNGFFEELMTTSTSGYSEIVLEEGVGREKIAVLTLDGVIQDLGNSSSIFQPAGYNHQFFMNQLDEIRGDDSVKGVVLKVNSPGGGVVESADIYDAIRAIQIERDVPLYVSMGGMAASGGYYVAAPADKIFVNRETITGSIGVIMESVNYAKLAEKYGIDFNTIKTGPYKDIMSGSREMKEEERVMLQEMINDSYERFVDIIEEGRGMTEAEVKAVADGRIMNGRQAIEAGLADEVGKIGDVIVAMKEDYDLQNATVFEYTMLDSWSSIFSVKASNLFGSNIESELIGKLLSDYNAPRMMYLYGER
- a CDS encoding RDD family protein, whose amino-acid sequence is MSEYIEQPPNLPEQPIAVKSVVDSSTSQTAHFRLKYVGFWTRFWAYTIDLLVLYAISGILIKPIFRVVGTDISNPSFLLFSPYKVAALLLLLLYFALMTKFFGQTVGKMILGIRVVAKNGAPLTWGAILFREVFGRFISKMLVIPYLLVLFMPKKEALHDVFAETVVEYEHVYEKEILVSKQQLEGQQLQE
- the tpx gene encoding thiol peroxidase, whose amino-acid sequence is MANVTFKNSPVTLLGKEVAVGDTAPDFTVLANDLSPVTLADSKGKIRLISVIPSIDTGVCSTQTRKFNEEAASLGDDVQILTISADLPFAQARWCAAEGIANVQTLSDHRDLSFGEAYGTIIQELRLLARSIFVIDKDDKVTYVQYVSENTDHPDYDKAIEAVKQLT
- a CDS encoding class I SAM-dependent methyltransferase, yielding MTTDTEKIFSFIDTYAQTTDKLYLEAIIEACGQWLSGEVSPTVSGSVSKEDIRRGIQLAVLKGMKQNAQPHHQMTPDSIGMLIGHIASKLAVDEHNLTLLDPAAGTGNLLYTVMNAIGHQVTATAVEIDDVLVRLSAVVAELLEHPVTFYVQDALRPLLVDPVDITISDVPVGFYPDDDNALNYELMPAEGHAYAHHLFIEQSMNHTKPGGHGLFIIPANLFDSEQSSLLHPFLKKQTVIRAVIQLPDSLFKSATHAKSILVLQKPSPEIVATPDVLLAKVPNMTDKRAMALFLQKIDMWATE